In the Malus domestica chromosome 16, GDT2T_hap1 genome, one interval contains:
- the LOC139192970 gene encoding uncharacterized protein produces MSNLNKLNFTALEVFRNNYLKWVQDVKLHLTAKNLHPAIEEATDKPNQLLMKNYQARPTRTTVVPETYYSTNQRQKRRGRGGQKPSHQGQQSKGPSKGGNKAHKRPNLAPKAPNFKNKDKALETMDADMCYRCGSKGHWSHVCRAPKKVVDEYHSRRKKFESNFMQVDESETTKMEVSDFQEDSTPREG; encoded by the exons atgtcgaatttaaACAAACTCAACTTTACCGCTTTGGAGGTCTTTAGAAacaactacctcaagtgggtccaagatgtgaagctccacctcactgcaaagaacttgcatCCTgccattgaagaagcaacagacAAGCCT aaccagctgttgatgaagaattatcaagctcgacctactaggACGACTGTTGTACCTGAAACATATTATAGCACCAACcaacgccaaaagaggcgtggtaggggcggccagaagccatcccaccaaggtcaacagagtaaAGGTCCatctaagggaggaaacaaagcccataaGCGCCCAAAtctcgctcccaaggccccaaacttcaagaataaggacaAAGCACTTGAAACCATGGATGCGGACATGTGTTATCGTTGTGGTTCAAAGGGCCATTGGTCCCATGTTTGCcgagctcccaagaaggttgtagatgaatatcattctcgtcgtaagaagtttgaatcaaacttcatgcaagtggacgaatcggagactacaaagatggaggtttctgattttcaggagGATAGCACCCCTAGGGAAggttag
- the LOC103403012 gene encoding carbonic anhydrase 2-like has protein sequence MAKDSYEDAIAGLSKLLSEKADLEGVAAAKIKQITAELASADSTDAVERIKTGFTHFKKEKYEKDVDLYAKLAAGQSPKFMVFACSDSRVCPSHILNFQPGEAFVVRNIANMVPPYDLTKYSGMGAAIEYAVLHLKVENILVIGHSCCGGIKGLMSIPDDGSTASDFIESWVKICSPAKTKIKAAYSGLSFTEQCTNLEKESVNISLGNLLTYPFVREAVVNKTLSLKGGYYDFVKGSFQLWDLDFKITPNLTV, from the exons ATGGCGAAGGACTCGTACGAGGATGCCATTGCCGGACTTTCCAAGCTCCTAAG TGAAAAGGCTGACCTCGAGGGCGTCGCCGCCGCCAAGATCAAGCAGATAACGGCTGAGCTGGCGTCGGCCGACTCGACCGACGCGGTCGAGAGGATCAAAACCGGGTTCACCCATTTCAAGAAGGAGAAATACGA GAAAGATGTTGATTTGTACGCCAAACTCGCCGCAGGCCAAAGTCCCAAG TTCATGGTATTTGCATGCTCAGACTCCCGAGTTTGCCCCTCGCACATCCTCAATTTCCAACCAGGGGAGGCCTTTGTAGTCCGAAACATCGCTAACATGGTCCCTCCATATGACCTG ACAAAGTACTCGGGAATGGGGGCGGCCATTGAATATGCGGTATTGCATCTGAAG GTGGAGAATATTTTGGTGATTGGACACAGCTGCTGTGGAGGTATAAAGGGGCTCATGTCTATCCCAGATGATGGGTCCACTGCTAG TGACTTCATAGAGAGCTGGGTGAAAATCTGTTCACCGGCAAAGACCAAGATTAAAGCTGCATACAGTGGTTTGAGTTTCACAGAGCAGTGCACCAACTTGGAGAAG GAGTCCGTGAACATCTCATTGGGAAACTTACTGACATATCCATTTGTGAGAGAAGCAGTGGTGAACAAGACTCTGAGTCTGAAAGGCGGATATTACGATTTCGTCAAGGGCAGCTTCCAGCTCTGGGATCTTGATTTCAAAATTACACCTAATTTGACTGTGTGA